GAGCGCAACCATAGGGAGCGCAAAGGGTTGGGCGGGCGAACCATGGAAATACAGAGGCTTATAGGGCGGTCCTTGCGCGCCGTTGTGGAAATGGGTTTGCTGGGCGAGCGCACCATAACCATAGATTGTGACGTGATCCAGGCGGACGGAGGCACCCGGTGCGCTTCCATCACCGGGTCTTATGTAGCCTTGTGTGATGCGGTTAGCTGGCTGATGAACAAGGAAAAGATAGCCCGGAACGCCGTGAAAGACCACGTGGCCGCCGTTTCCGTGGGAATGATCAAGGGGCTGCCATCCATAGATTTAAATTACAAGGAAGACAGTTCGGCGGAGGTGGACATGAACGTGGTCATGACCGGGGCCGGTCTTTTCGTGGAGGTTCAGGGCACCGCCGAGTCCAAACCTTTCGGCCAGGAAGATATGGATAAAATGCTGAATCTGGCGCGCAAAGGGGTTTTCGAGCTGTTTGAAACGCAAAAAACAGCTTTGGGAACAAGGGCTTAAGGGGGCGGGAACCTCCTTTTATAACCCTGTCTTGACGGAAAGCCATGTTTTATTGTAAATTACCAGTTTAATCTTTTGGCGATTGTGAAAAATTGCCTCGACGGAAAAGGAGTTTAAGTGAAAAGGACATATCAGC
This DNA window, taken from Nitrospinota bacterium, encodes the following:
- the rph gene encoding ribonuclease PH; amino-acid sequence: MRNDGRRYDQLRPVTIERGIIKHAEGSAFIKVGDTHVICAATVEDKAPPFLKNTGQGWVTAEYSMLPRATTERNHRERKGLGGRTMEIQRLIGRSLRAVVEMGLLGERTITIDCDVIQADGGTRCASITGSYVALCDAVSWLMNKEKIARNAVKDHVAAVSVGMIKGLPSIDLNYKEDSSAEVDMNVVMTGAGLFVEVQGTAESKPFGQEDMDKMLNLARKGVFELFETQKTALGTRA